Proteins co-encoded in one Astyanax mexicanus isolate ESR-SI-001 chromosome 1, AstMex3_surface, whole genome shotgun sequence genomic window:
- the LOC103028717 gene encoding inositol monophosphatase 1, whose amino-acid sequence MADPWQECMDYCIDVTKEARKMICEALQRDKSIVEKSSPVDLVTETDQKVEELIISSIKKKYPTHSFIGEESVAAGAPSILTDDPTWIIDPIDGTTNFVHRFPFVSVSIGFTVNKQIEFGIVYSCLEDKMYTARKGKGAFCNGVPIKVSEQQDITKSLVLTEIGFKKDPENFRTMISNMGSILSIPVHGIRAPGSAAVNMCLVASGAADAYYHIGIHCWDMAGGAAIVREAGGVIMDITGEEFDLMSRRLITASSRSIAECIAKKIKPFPCGRDDAEN is encoded by the exons ATGGCAGATCCTTGGCAAGAATGTATGGATTACTGTATCGATGTAACAAAAGAGGCTCGGAAG ATGATTTGTGAAGCACTACAGAGAGACAAATCTATCGTGGAGAAAAGCTCTCCAGTAGATCTGGTCACAGAGACAGACCAGAAGGTAGAGGAGCTCATCATATCATCCATCAAGAAGAAGTATCCCACTCACAG TTTTATAGGTGAGGAGTCAGTGGCTGCTGGAGCCCCCAGTATTCTTACAGATGATCCCACCTGGATCATAGACCCTATAGATGGAACCACGAACTTTGtccacag gTTCCCCTTTGTGTCAGTCTCCATTGGGTTTACAGTGAATAAACAG ATAGAGTTTGGGATTGTGTACAGCTGTTTGGAGGACAAGATGTACACTGCTCGAAAGGGGAAAGGCGCGTTCTGCAATGGAGTTCCAATCAAAGTCTCGGAGCAACAAG ACATCACCAAGTCCCTTGTACTGACAGAAATTGGCTTTAAGAAGGATCCAGAAAACTTCAGAACAATGATATCCAATATGGGGAGCATCCTTTCCATTCCAGTTCATGG GATTCGGGCCCCTGGCAGTGCAGCTGTAAATATGTGTTTGGTGGCGAGTGGCGCAGCAGATGCCTACTATCACATAGGAATCCACTGCTGGGATATGGCAGGAGGGGCAGCCATAGTTAGAGAGGCTGGAGGAGTCATCATGGACATTACAG gGGAAGAGTTTGATCTAATGTCTCGGAGACTGATCACAGCCAGCAGCCGAAGCATAGCAGAGTGCATCGCCAAGAAAATAAAGCCGTTCCCTTGTGGACGAGATGATGCTGAGAATTAG